A genomic window from Methylorubrum extorquens includes:
- a CDS encoding helicase-related protein has product MAQPRTAKPRDDQDASSDGGVAPLVPTGALAVALLGFAQAARPLIHVAHDGRRLDEIAAVLRALAPERTVAVFPEWDCLPFDRASPSRGVMGARTGVLRWLTDDRAQPDIVLTTAPALLQRVPPPKTWESAHIELRVGEPLDPERLTAQLARLGYILDDRVDEPGEVAVRGRTIDVFPAAAPLPCRVEHDGARITAIRSYDPVSQRSRVETERLVIDPATEIVLDPDSGLALEPFTGQEHRLARFYPALVTMLDYVPEARLVVEAGVEERAAAFFEQIAEGREAEGAVSPSGSRRDDRSPRKPAPDLYLAPGEWAELVEARSLAAATSAEAERIAGPVFTRERRPEASFAKALRAALKAGERVVLAGPKAPLRRLVRAAAAADGRTVRLIDAWAEVETAEPGAMLAFEMPVEAGFHLPEAGATVIAAADLFGALAAGAGRRAAVLPIGEVELRVGDVAIDRDHGLCLFEGLEAIRDGEADEEDALRLRFADDAILMVPVSQADRIWRYGSEAEAVTLDRLDGGTWARRRLEAEATLARAARTMLTAAEERRKAHAPQIVPPEREMERFAAGFGFPLTGDQAGAVEETLADLAREIPMDRLVCGDVGFGKTEVALRAAAAAIFAGRQVAVMAPTTVLVRQHVETFRRRFARFGIEVAHLSRLVSPAEAKRVKQGLADGRVRLVVGTQALAGRGVSFHDLGLAIIDEEQRFGAKTKASLRKAAGDAHILTLSATPIPRTLQAAMVGLQSLSVIATPPAVRQPIRTVIAPFEETTLAAALRREHRRGGQSFVVCPRIEDIAPMAKRLRTLVPGLDVVTAHGEMKPAAMDDAMVRFADGEGDVLLATSIIESGLDVPRANTMLVWDAERFGLAQLHQLRGRVGRGQRRGVVYLFGHPDKPLSPSTEKRLRTLEALDRLGAGFAISARDLDLRGAGDLVGDDQSGHVKLVGLGLYQHLLQLALRAAKGEAAEDWSPEVRIGLSGRVPADYIPEPEIRLSLYTRLLRLRSEAEIDALRDEIEDRFGPLPESVDALFTLARLRIGCLALGIVRLSGGPQGIAADFHPDRLAPVIPVSEEMTVRDKRIVIRGGCDDGVERGARAAVFLRRLQEARDRRG; this is encoded by the coding sequence ATGGCACAGCCCAGGACCGCCAAGCCCCGAGACGATCAGGATGCGAGCTCGGATGGCGGCGTCGCCCCGCTCGTCCCGACGGGAGCCCTGGCGGTAGCTCTGCTGGGTTTCGCGCAAGCCGCGCGGCCGTTGATCCACGTGGCCCACGACGGGCGCCGCCTTGATGAGATCGCCGCGGTTCTGCGCGCGCTGGCACCGGAGCGGACGGTGGCCGTCTTTCCCGAATGGGATTGCCTGCCCTTCGACCGCGCGTCGCCCTCGCGCGGGGTCATGGGCGCGCGCACCGGCGTGCTGCGCTGGCTGACCGATGACCGGGCGCAACCGGACATCGTCCTCACCACTGCCCCCGCGCTGTTGCAGCGCGTGCCCCCGCCGAAGACGTGGGAATCGGCCCATATCGAGCTGCGCGTCGGTGAGCCGCTCGATCCGGAGCGACTGACGGCACAACTGGCACGGCTCGGCTATATCCTCGACGATCGCGTCGATGAGCCCGGCGAGGTGGCGGTCCGGGGGCGGACCATCGACGTGTTCCCGGCCGCCGCACCGCTTCCCTGCCGGGTGGAGCATGACGGCGCGCGCATCACCGCGATCCGCTCCTACGATCCGGTGTCGCAGCGCTCGCGCGTCGAAACCGAGCGGCTGGTGATCGACCCGGCCACCGAAATCGTCCTGGACCCGGATTCGGGCCTCGCCTTGGAGCCGTTCACCGGGCAGGAGCACCGGCTCGCCCGGTTCTATCCCGCGCTCGTGACGATGCTCGATTACGTGCCCGAGGCGCGTCTCGTGGTCGAAGCCGGGGTGGAAGAGCGGGCCGCTGCGTTCTTCGAGCAGATCGCCGAGGGGCGAGAGGCGGAAGGAGCGGTATCACCTTCCGGGAGCCGGCGGGATGACCGATCCCCACGGAAGCCCGCACCGGATCTCTATCTCGCGCCCGGGGAATGGGCGGAACTGGTCGAAGCACGCAGTCTCGCGGCGGCGACGAGCGCCGAGGCGGAGCGGATCGCAGGGCCGGTTTTCACCCGCGAGCGCCGCCCTGAGGCCTCCTTCGCCAAAGCCCTGCGTGCTGCACTGAAAGCGGGCGAGCGCGTCGTGCTCGCCGGACCCAAGGCGCCGCTGCGCCGCCTCGTGCGGGCGGCCGCCGCGGCCGACGGGCGAACCGTGCGCCTGATCGACGCCTGGGCCGAGGTCGAGACGGCTGAGCCCGGCGCGATGCTGGCGTTTGAGATGCCGGTCGAGGCGGGATTCCACCTGCCGGAGGCCGGCGCGACGGTGATCGCCGCGGCCGACCTGTTCGGGGCCCTGGCGGCGGGGGCGGGGCGGCGGGCCGCCGTGCTGCCGATCGGCGAGGTCGAGCTACGGGTCGGCGATGTCGCGATCGACCGCGATCACGGCCTGTGTCTGTTCGAGGGGCTAGAGGCGATCCGCGATGGCGAGGCGGACGAGGAGGACGCCCTGCGCCTGCGGTTCGCCGACGATGCCATTCTCATGGTGCCGGTGAGTCAGGCGGACCGGATCTGGCGTTACGGCTCGGAGGCCGAGGCCGTAACCCTCGACCGGCTCGATGGCGGCACCTGGGCCCGACGGCGCCTGGAGGCGGAGGCGACGCTCGCTAGGGCAGCGCGGACGATGCTGACCGCTGCGGAGGAGCGCCGCAAGGCGCATGCGCCGCAGATCGTGCCGCCGGAGCGCGAGATGGAGCGCTTCGCCGCCGGCTTCGGCTTCCCGCTCACCGGCGATCAGGCCGGCGCGGTGGAGGAGACGCTGGCCGACCTCGCCCGCGAGATCCCGATGGACCGGCTCGTCTGCGGCGATGTCGGCTTCGGCAAGACCGAGGTGGCCCTGCGCGCTGCCGCTGCGGCGATCTTTGCCGGACGGCAGGTCGCCGTCATGGCGCCGACGACGGTGCTGGTGCGCCAGCATGTCGAGACCTTCCGGCGGCGTTTTGCCCGGTTCGGCATCGAGGTGGCGCACCTGTCGCGCCTCGTCTCTCCCGCCGAGGCCAAGCGGGTGAAGCAGGGCTTGGCCGATGGCCGCGTGCGTCTCGTCGTCGGCACCCAGGCACTCGCCGGGCGCGGCGTGTCGTTCCACGATCTCGGCCTTGCCATCATCGACGAGGAGCAGCGCTTCGGCGCCAAGACCAAGGCGAGTTTGCGCAAGGCGGCGGGCGATGCCCACATCCTCACGTTGAGCGCGACGCCGATCCCGCGCACGCTCCAGGCGGCGATGGTCGGCCTGCAGAGCCTCAGCGTGATCGCCACGCCCCCGGCGGTGCGCCAGCCGATCCGTACGGTCATCGCCCCCTTCGAGGAGACGACGCTGGCCGCGGCGCTGCGGCGTGAGCACCGCCGGGGTGGGCAGAGCTTCGTGGTCTGTCCGCGCATCGAGGACATCGCGCCGATGGCCAAGCGCCTGCGCACACTCGTGCCGGGGCTCGACGTGGTGACGGCGCATGGCGAGATGAAGCCGGCCGCGATGGACGACGCGATGGTGCGCTTCGCCGACGGCGAGGGCGACGTGCTGCTCGCCACCAGCATCATCGAGAGCGGGCTCGACGTGCCGCGCGCCAACACCATGCTGGTCTGGGACGCGGAGCGGTTCGGCCTCGCACAACTGCACCAGTTGCGCGGCCGGGTCGGGCGCGGGCAGCGGCGCGGCGTCGTCTATCTGTTCGGGCATCCCGACAAGCCGCTCAGCCCCTCGACGGAGAAGCGGCTGCGCACGCTGGAGGCCCTCGATCGGCTCGGCGCAGGCTTTGCCATTTCCGCCCGCGACCTCGACCTGCGCGGGGCGGGCGACCTCGTCGGCGACGATCAATCCGGCCACGTCAAGCTCGTGGGGCTCGGCCTCTACCAGCATCTGCTGCAACTGGCGCTACGCGCGGCCAAGGGCGAGGCGGCCGAGGATTGGAGCCCGGAGGTGCGGATCGGCCTGAGCGGGCGTGTGCCCGCCGACTACATCCCCGAACCCGAAATCCGCCTGAGCCTCTACACCCGCCTCCTGCGCCTGCGCTCCGAGGCCGAGATCGATGCCCTGCGCGACGAGATCGAGGACCGCTTCGGGCCCCTGCCGGAATCGGTGGACGCACTGTTCACCCTGGCGCGCCTGCGGATCGGATGCCTCGCTCTCGGCATCGTCCGCCTCAGCGGCGGCCCGCAGGGGATCGCGGCCGATTTCCATCCCGACAGGCTGGCGCCGGTGATCCCGGTCTCCGAGGAGATGACGGTTCGGGATAAGCGAATCGTCATCCGTGGGGGCTGTGACGACGGGGTCGAGCGCGGCGCCCGCGCCGCCGTCTTCCTGCGCCGTCTCCAGGAAGCCCGCGACCGGCGTGGCTGA
- a CDS encoding IS3 family transposase (programmed frameshift): MQRRKFGREFKVEAVRLVRERGVSVAQAARDLDVHETMLHRWVKQAAVDPHHAFPGQGQMKPEQIEIDRLRKEVARLKAERDIPKKGRRILCEGRDMKFAFIAKHRAVWPVAWMCAALGVSRSGFHAWLTRQPSQRARDDEAILSKAHTSFVASDRTYGARRVWRDVLAEGVSCGLHRIERIMRENALRARPRRRGLPKDEGERATASPNLLDRRFAADAPNRKWIADFTYIWTAEGWLYVAAVIDLFSRRVVGWSMQASMTAQLVTDALVMAIWRRGKPDALLHHSDQGSQYTSEPFQRLMAEHGVTCSMSRSGNVWDNAAMESFFSSLKTERTARRTYRTRDEARADVFDDIERFYNPARRHSTLGYLSPVEFENRAQ; encoded by the exons ATGCAGCGTCGCAAGTTCGGACGTGAGTTCAAGGTCGAGGCAGTTCGACTGGTTCGGGAACGTGGTGTCAGTGTTGCGCAGGCCGCGCGCGATCTCGATGTTCACGAGACGATGCTGCACCGGTGGGTGAAGCAGGCGGCGGTCGATCCGCACCATGCCTTCCCTGGTCAGGGCCAGATGAAGCCTGAGCAGATCGAGATCGATCGCCTGCGCAAGGAGGTCGCTCGTCTGAAGGCGGAGCGTGATATCC CTAAAAAAGGCCGCCGCATACTTTGCGAGGGACGCGATATGAAGTTCGCCTTCATCGCAAAGCATCGCGCTGTCTGGCCGGTCGCGTGGATGTGCGCTGCGCTGGGCGTGTCGCGCTCCGGCTTCCACGCGTGGCTCACCCGGCAACCCAGCCAACGTGCGCGGGACGACGAAGCCATCCTGAGCAAGGCCCACACGAGCTTCGTGGCCAGCGACCGCACCTACGGCGCGAGGCGCGTCTGGCGCGACGTGCTGGCCGAGGGCGTCTCATGCGGGCTGCACCGCATCGAACGGATCATGCGCGAGAACGCCCTACGGGCACGGCCACGCCGACGTGGTCTGCCGAAGGACGAGGGAGAGCGGGCGACCGCCTCGCCCAATCTTCTGGATCGGCGGTTCGCGGCCGACGCCCCGAACCGGAAATGGATCGCCGACTTCACGTATATCTGGACGGCCGAGGGCTGGCTCTACGTTGCCGCCGTCATCGACCTGTTCTCGCGCCGTGTCGTGGGATGGTCGATGCAGGCCAGCATGACGGCTCAACTCGTCACGGATGCGCTCGTCATGGCGATCTGGCGCAGAGGCAAGCCGGATGCTTTGCTGCATCACTCCGATCAGGGCTCGCAATATACGAGTGAACCCTTCCAGCGCCTGATGGCCGAGCACGGCGTGACCTGCTCGATGAGCCGGTCCGGCAACGTCTGGGACAACGCGGCAATGGAGAGCTTCTTCTCCTCGCTGAAGACCGAGCGCACGGCCCGACGGACCTACCGGACACGAGATGAAGCCCGTGCCGACGTGTTCGATGACATCGAGCGCTTCTACAACCCGGCGCGGCGGCACTCGACCCTGGGCTACCTCAGCCCTGTCGAGTTCGAGAACCGAGCCCAATGA
- a CDS encoding exonuclease domain-containing protein, giving the protein MGLLPFTYTVDGRLVAAGTPYGSFQQPFGAILPEITRLTGIDGAMVEGRMIDRSRVAAMVHDADLVIAHNANFDRKFAEDLCPALAAKPWGCSLVQIPWAAEGMGGKLCYIAADLGFIYSAHRAVDDCQATLECLARPLPQSGRTGFSFLLEQAFELACCRFGGHRPKLIGLGSRTRQG; this is encoded by the coding sequence GTGGGACTGCTACCATTCACATATACTGTTGACGGACGCCTGGTCGCAGCCGGCACGCCGTACGGCTCGTTTCAGCAGCCCTTTGGAGCGATCCTGCCCGAAATCACCCGGCTGACCGGGATCGACGGAGCGATGGTCGAGGGCCGGATGATTGATCGATCCCGCGTCGCTGCCATGGTGCATGACGCCGATCTCGTGATCGCGCACAACGCCAATTTCGATCGGAAGTTCGCCGAGGACCTCTGTCCAGCACTCGCGGCCAAGCCTTGGGGGTGCTCGCTCGTGCAAATCCCCTGGGCGGCTGAAGGGATGGGAGGCAAGCTCTGCTACATCGCCGCGGATCTCGGCTTCATTTACTCTGCACACCGCGCAGTCGATGATTGCCAAGCTACACTCGAATGTCTTGCACGCCCGCTGCCCCAGTCCGGGCGAACGGGGTTCAGCTTTTTGCTGGAGCAGGCCTTCGAACTGGCCTGCTGCCGGTTTGGTGGACACCGTCCTAAGCTCATTGGGCTCGGTTCTCGAACTCGACAGGGCTGA
- a CDS encoding helix-turn-helix transcriptional regulator yields MDSRLIRAGRIILGWSQAELAERAGVQRLVVARYETDVQVPHPRTMASLVAALRVGGIEEIVRDDGATGIVLRADVYARGKLDTKNDA; encoded by the coding sequence GTGGATAGCCGACTGATTAGAGCTGGACGCATCATACTTGGATGGTCGCAAGCCGAGTTGGCGGAGCGTGCCGGGGTGCAGCGTCTCGTGGTGGCGCGCTATGAGACCGATGTGCAGGTTCCGCACCCGCGAACGATGGCGAGCTTGGTCGCGGCTCTGCGGGTCGGTGGCATCGAGGAGATTGTCCGAGACGACGGGGCGACCGGAATCGTCCTGCGAGCTGATGTCTATGCGCGGGGGAAGCTTGATACTAAAAACGACGCGTGA
- a CDS encoding AraC family transcriptional regulator encodes MIIDHRFDHILDAEKRRRAWIDTLSSFFVTHVDPDSVVPTTAFHRYHHMNQLVFGEIDASPQTIERTPALVAAQNLDHIVLRLYTSGRTNISIAGQAREITQESFVTFDLSQPILSETKGMTGLNLAIPRRILEGRVGDVSAWHGQIVPSASNPVTKLLADHFRNVSACLKTATPAQMSHVIPATTALCNAMFLSEADSAYNQAAVTSIAIRQFIDENLATINAEMLMTRFALSRTPLYKLFEADGGVYAYIRDRRLSRAMQILAQPEERKSQIATIGYTLGFENDRVFSRAFRRKYGLNPSEVDSESQSRFHMERESLLLSWMKDL; translated from the coding sequence ATGATCATCGATCATCGCTTCGACCATATCCTCGATGCCGAGAAACGTCGCCGGGCTTGGATCGACACGCTGTCGTCGTTCTTCGTCACGCACGTCGATCCCGACAGCGTCGTGCCGACGACCGCGTTCCACCGCTACCATCACATGAACCAGTTGGTGTTCGGCGAGATCGACGCGTCACCCCAGACGATCGAGCGGACGCCGGCGTTGGTGGCGGCCCAGAACCTCGATCACATTGTGCTGCGGCTCTACACCTCCGGACGGACCAACATCTCCATCGCCGGACAGGCGCGGGAGATCACGCAGGAATCCTTCGTCACCTTCGATCTCTCGCAGCCGATCCTGTCCGAGACCAAGGGTATGACCGGGCTCAACCTCGCGATCCCACGCCGGATCCTCGAGGGCCGCGTCGGCGACGTCTCGGCTTGGCACGGTCAGATCGTTCCGTCCGCCTCTAACCCCGTGACCAAGCTGCTCGCAGACCACTTCCGCAATGTCAGCGCCTGCTTGAAGACGGCGACGCCCGCGCAGATGAGCCACGTCATTCCGGCGACGACGGCCCTGTGCAACGCGATGTTCCTGTCGGAGGCCGACAGCGCCTACAATCAGGCCGCGGTCACCAGCATCGCCATCCGCCAGTTCATCGACGAGAACCTCGCGACCATCAACGCCGAGATGCTGATGACCCGGTTCGCGCTTTCGCGGACCCCGCTCTACAAACTGTTCGAGGCCGATGGCGGCGTCTACGCCTACATCCGCGACCGACGGTTGTCCCGGGCCATGCAGATCCTGGCTCAGCCCGAGGAGCGCAAGTCGCAGATCGCGACGATCGGCTACACCCTGGGCTTCGAGAACGACCGGGTGTTCAGCCGCGCCTTCCGGCGGAAGTACGGGCTGAACCCGAGCGAGGTCGACAGCGAGAGCCAGAGCCGGTTCCACATGGAACGGGAGTCGCTTCTACTCTCGTGGATGAAGGACTTATGA
- a CDS encoding tyrosine-type recombinase/integrase, whose amino-acid sequence MSLYTGSGRRKYLTAHERERFVAAVASHPPEVATFCLMLAWTGCRITEALNLTHADLDIEGGMVSVRSLKKRRAGVVREVPVPLAFLACVRQVHGQGRSGDRLWPIGRTTAWRHVKMVMALAEVGETAASPKGLRHGFGVHALRSGIPLNLLQRWLGHADIATTAIYANAVGAEEREIATRMWSTRT is encoded by the coding sequence ATGTCGCTCTACACCGGCAGCGGACGGCGCAAGTACCTGACGGCGCACGAGCGCGAACGTTTCGTCGCTGCGGTCGCCTCTCACCCACCCGAAGTCGCCACCTTCTGCCTGATGCTCGCTTGGACCGGGTGTCGAATCACCGAGGCGCTCAATCTCACCCATGCCGATCTCGATATCGAAGGCGGCATGGTGTCCGTCCGCAGCTTGAAGAAGCGACGGGCTGGCGTCGTCCGCGAAGTGCCGGTCCCGCTTGCCTTCCTCGCGTGCGTTCGGCAGGTCCATGGCCAGGGTCGATCCGGCGACCGGCTCTGGCCGATCGGACGCACCACGGCGTGGCGTCACGTGAAAATGGTCATGGCGCTCGCGGAGGTGGGCGAAACCGCAGCCTCGCCCAAGGGACTGCGCCACGGCTTCGGCGTGCATGCCCTTCGTTCCGGCATCCCCCTCAACCTCCTGCAGCGCTGGCTCGGCCACGCCGACATCGCGACGACGGCGATCTATGCCAACGCGGTGGGGGCGGAGGAGCGAGAGATCGCCACGAGAATGTGGTCAACCCGGACATAG
- a CDS encoding outer membrane protein — MAKTKLAALLLPLLMAGAAQAADLPATRYAPAQAVLPVFTWTGFYAGVNAGAAFSDSGRPRYSEGPGFVGLNPGTLAGFQRSREQTGFVGGGQLGYNHQVGRIVLGLETDFQYAGLDRRRSGTGTFPNLPAGITDNDSLTARSRLDYLGTVRGRVGFLPSERLMVYATGGLAYGDVDVRTSYTVIGTGPFFPGGVNVIPYSGSRASVQVGYVAGGGVEYAFTDRLSAKLEGLYADLGSSSVTARYTGTGGTGPTDIYTVRETNRFGLVRAGLNYRFTGL, encoded by the coding sequence ATGGCCAAGACTAAGCTCGCTGCCCTGCTGCTGCCCCTCCTCATGGCGGGAGCCGCTCAGGCGGCGGATCTGCCGGCAACCCGCTACGCGCCTGCCCAGGCCGTCCTCCCCGTTTTCACCTGGACCGGATTCTATGCCGGCGTGAACGCCGGGGCCGCCTTCTCCGATTCAGGCCGGCCGCGCTACAGCGAAGGCCCCGGCTTCGTCGGCCTCAATCCCGGCACGCTCGCCGGTTTCCAGCGCTCGCGGGAGCAGACGGGCTTCGTCGGCGGCGGCCAGCTCGGCTACAACCATCAGGTCGGACGGATCGTCCTCGGTCTCGAGACCGACTTCCAGTATGCCGGTCTGGACCGCCGCCGTTCAGGGACGGGCACGTTTCCGAACCTGCCAGCGGGCATCACAGACAACGACAGTCTGACCGCCCGCTCGCGTCTCGACTATCTCGGCACCGTTCGTGGCCGCGTCGGCTTTCTGCCGAGCGAGCGCCTGATGGTCTATGCGACCGGCGGTCTCGCCTACGGCGATGTCGACGTCCGCACCAGTTACACGGTCATCGGCACCGGCCCGTTTTTCCCCGGTGGCGTCAACGTCATCCCGTATTCCGGTTCTCGCGCGTCGGTGCAGGTCGGCTACGTCGCTGGCGGCGGCGTCGAATACGCCTTCACCGATCGTCTCAGCGCCAAGCTCGAAGGCCTCTACGCCGATCTCGGCAGTTCGAGTGTGACCGCCCGCTACACTGGCACCGGCGGAACCGGCCCGACCGATATCTACACCGTACGTGAGACCAACCGCTTCGGTCTGGTCCGGGCCGGCCTGAACTATCGCTTCACCGGCCTCTGA
- a CDS encoding helix-turn-helix transcriptional regulator — protein sequence MTQKLKQYRVRAGLTQAALAKLVGVTQPTYQRWEAGSATVPDDKLATLAKVLETSPDALLARHAPIEVDPVGFGGDPTLSHYGEVAVHFHGGGKPLLLSISDDAFSRLHRDLQHSAVFVTVQSLTNETVAIRKAAIADLTFSSEAYDYFGLKGEDYPRFTDERIADPRDWEIIAALALDEDALKEYEERDVERVCAMVSASETYLEAQIAEGRFPAEDIEACRAQAKERSKHLLSKAIDTIWQLSSGSLRKARDVDPEDLYGAFYPLFEFGEDVPDDEMLRLEAEGAHRIYFINPATLDFVSMPTHAYQEGEATSAAEALDAYAEADDVPTQSVENGDDPKPKKRAATKQNPARRRVRRRS from the coding sequence ACCCAAGCGGCGCTCGCCAAGCTCGTCGGCGTCACGCAGCCGACCTACCAGCGCTGGGAGGCCGGCTCGGCCACCGTGCCGGACGACAAGCTCGCCACGCTGGCGAAGGTCCTGGAGACCAGCCCTGACGCCCTGCTCGCCCGTCATGCGCCGATCGAGGTCGATCCCGTCGGCTTCGGCGGCGATCCGACCCTGAGCCACTACGGCGAGGTCGCTGTCCACTTCCACGGTGGCGGCAAGCCGCTGCTGCTATCGATCTCCGACGACGCCTTCAGCCGCCTCCACCGCGACCTGCAGCACAGCGCCGTCTTCGTGACCGTGCAGAGCCTGACCAATGAGACGGTCGCGATCCGCAAGGCGGCCATCGCCGATCTGACCTTCTCCAGCGAGGCCTACGACTACTTCGGCCTCAAGGGTGAAGACTACCCGCGCTTCACCGACGAGCGGATCGCGGACCCGCGCGATTGGGAGATCATCGCCGCCCTAGCTCTCGATGAGGACGCCCTCAAGGAGTACGAAGAACGGGACGTGGAGCGGGTCTGCGCGATGGTTTCGGCCTCAGAGACGTATCTGGAGGCACAGATCGCGGAGGGTCGGTTTCCGGCCGAAGACATCGAGGCATGCCGCGCCCAGGCGAAGGAGCGGTCCAAGCACCTCCTTTCCAAGGCGATCGACACGATCTGGCAGCTCTCGTCCGGAAGCCTGCGCAAGGCCCGCGACGTCGACCCGGAGGATCTCTACGGGGCGTTCTATCCCCTGTTCGAGTTCGGCGAGGACGTGCCCGACGATGAGATGCTGCGCCTCGAAGCGGAGGGGGCGCACCGCATCTACTTCATCAACCCGGCGACTCTCGATTTCGTCTCGATGCCCACCCACGCCTATCAGGAGGGAGAGGCTACCAGCGCCGCCGAAGCGCTCGACGCCTATGCCGAAGCCGACGACGTCCCCACGCAATCTGTGGAAAACGGGGATGATCCAAAGCCCAAAAAGCGCGCCGCGACGAAGCAAAATCCCGCCCGTCGCAGAGTCCGACGTCGCAGCTAA